One part of the Amaranthus tricolor cultivar Red isolate AtriRed21 chromosome 16, ASM2621246v1, whole genome shotgun sequence genome encodes these proteins:
- the LOC130802481 gene encoding ACT domain-containing protein ACR2-like: MQGIGSARVKSKPTLVKPSTSKSFVSKHTAIEMTTDRPGLLSEISAVLTDLYCNIVEAHAWCHNAQLASVVHFSDQSSLSPIDDPNRLASIEEHLTMVLGAKSTLVEIDLKQQELKTSNVIGEGIKMITNVERRLHQLMLSNRDFDSPAFEPSTSPRSPLEHQGDEEAGMKAIIYIEGCHEKGYSIISVECRDRARVVFDTSCTLIDMEYVIFHGYINTRDGHAFQVWKCFSMIYPMLSSIR, encoded by the exons CAAAAGCTTCGTATCAAAACACACTGCAATAGAAATGACAACTGATAGACCAGGACTCCTTTCTGAAATCTCAGCTGTTCTTACTGATCTTTATTGTAATATCGTTGAGGCTCATGCTTGGTGTCACAATGCTCAATTGGCTTCCGTTGTCCATTTCTCCGATCAATCTTCTCTTTCTCCCATCGACGATCCCAATCGATTAGCCTCTATTGAAGAACACCTTACAATG GTACTCGGGGCAAAATCAACCCTAGTTGAAATAGACTTAAAACAACAAGAATTAAAGACATCAAATGTTATTGGTGAAGGAATAAAAATGATCACCAATGTTGAGAGGCGATTGCACCAGCTTATGCTGTCGAATCGAGATTTCGATTCGCCAGCTTTCGAGCCCTCGACTTCTCCTAGATCTCCACTCGAACATCAGGGTGACGAGGAGGCCGGGATGAAAGCAATTATATACATTGAAGGATGCCATGAAAAGGGCTACTCGATTATTAGTGTAGAGTGCAGGGACCGTGCTAGGGTCGTATTCGACACTTCGTGTACACTCATTGATATGGAATATGTGATCTTTCATGGTTACATAAATACTCGAGATGGACATGCCTTTCAGGTTTGGAAATGTTTCTCTATGATCTATCCTATGTTGTCTTCAATTCGctaa